The following proteins come from a genomic window of Populus nigra chromosome 6, ddPopNigr1.1, whole genome shotgun sequence:
- the LOC133695815 gene encoding 3-ketoacyl-CoA synthase 11-like: MADEKKQNLENKSVLSQPLPERKKNNLPNFFLSVKLKYVKLGYHYLVSNATYLMLMPVLCVIFAHLSTFTVDELWNQLKFNFVTVVLSSTSIVFTATLYFMSRPRKVYLVDFSCYKPGPAHIASRELFMQLSAASAVFTEQSLAFQKKILEKSGYGEMTYAPKGLMRVPPDQSMAESWRESEMVMFGAIDDLLAKTRVKPRDIGILVVNSSLFNPTPSLSARVVNHYKLRGNILSYNLGGMGCSAGLISIDLAKDLLQVHPNSYALVVSTENITRNWYFGNDRSMLVTNCLFRMGAAAVLLSNRAFDRRRSKYQLIRTVRTHKGADDKSFNCVLQREDLDTQRVGVSLSKDLMAIAGEALETNITTLGPLVLPVSEQLLFFVTLVAIKIFKMKIKPYIPDFKLAFEHFCIHAGGRGVLDELEKDLELTEWHMEPSRMTLYRFGNTSSSSLWYELAYSEAKGRIKKGDRIWQIGFGSGFKCNSAVWRAIRAIDPAKEKNPWMDEIDDFPVRVPGVAPLVY; encoded by the exons ATGGCAGATGAGAAGAAACAAAACCTGGAAAACAAATCTGTGTTGTCTCAACCGCTACCCgagaggaagaaaaacaacTTACCAAACTTCTTTTTATCTGTTAAGCTCAAATATGTGAAACTTGGTTACCACTACTTGGTTTCCAATGCCACGTACCTCATGCTCATGCCAGTACTTTGCGTGATTTTTGCTCATCTTTCAACATTCACAGTTGATGAGCTTTGGAATCAactcaaattcaattttgtgaCAGTAGTTCTTTCCTCAACCTCAATTGTTTTTACTGCTACACTCTACTTCATGAGCCGTCCAAGAAAAGTTTACTTGGTGGATTTTTCATGTTACAAGCCCGGACCAGCTCATATAGCATCTAGAGAACTCTTCATGCAGTTATCTGCAGCGTCCGCGGTTTTCACAGAGCAAAGCTTagcttttcaaaagaaaatcctAGAGAAATCAGGCTATGGTGAAATGACCTACGCTCCAAAAGGCTTGATGCGTGTCCCGCCAGACCAGTCCATGGCTGAATCCTGGAGGGAATCAGAGATGGTGATGTTCGGAGCAATTGATGATCTCTTGGCCAAAACAAGGGTGAAGCCTAGAGACATAGGAATACTTGTGGTGAATAGCAGTTTGTTCAATCCCACGCCGTCTCTCTCAGCTAGAGTTGTGAATCACTACAAGCTTAGAGGGAACATTTTGAGCTATAATCTTGGTGGTATGGGCTGCAGTGCAGGACTTATTTCTATTGATCTTGCCAAAGACCTTTTACAG GTGCATCCCAACTCCTATGCCCTAGTGGTGAGCACCGAGAACATTACTCGCAACTGGTATTTCGGCAATGACCGATCGATGCTTGTCACCAACTGCCTCTTCCGTATGGGAGCAGCCGCAGTCCTCCTATCCAACCGGGCATTTGATCGCCGTCGCTCAAAGTATCAACTTATCCGTACTGTACGTACACATAAGGGTGCAGATGATAAGTCCTTCAACTGTGTCTTGCAACGAGAGGATCTTGACACCCAAAGAGTTGGCGTCTCTCTCTCAAAAGACCTAATGGCAATAGCTGGAGAAGCCCTTGAAACGAATATAACCACTCTGGGCCCATTAGTTCTTCCAGTCTCCGAGCAACTTCTATTCTTTGTAACCTTAGTTGCCATAAAAATCTTCAAGATGAAGATAAAACCATATATTCCTGATTTCAAGTTGGCATTTGAGCACTTCTGCATCCACGCGGGAGGAAGAGGTGTGTTAGATGAGCTTGAGAAAGATCTTGAGCTCACTGAATGGCATATGGAGCCATCAAGAATGACTCTTTATAGGTTTGGAAATACCTCTAGCAGTTCTTTGTGGTATGAATTGGCGTACTCCGAGGCCAAGGGAAGGATCAAGAAGGGGGACAGAATTTGGCAAATAGGTTTTGGTTCAGGATTTAAGTGCAACAGTGCCGTGTGGCGTGCTATAAGAGCTATCGACCCGGCCAAAGAGAAGAATCCTTGGATGGATGAGATTGATGACTTTCCAGTTCGTGTGCCCGGAGTGGCACCTCTTGTTTATTAA
- the LOC133698013 gene encoding 3-ketoacyl-CoA synthase 11-like: protein MADEKKQNLENKSVLSQPLPERKKNNLPNFFLSVKLKYVKLGYHYLVSNATYLMLMPVLCVIFAHLSTFTVDELWNQLKFNFVTVVLSSTSIVFTATLYFMSCPRKVYLVDFSCYKPGPANIASRELFMQLSAASAIFTEQSLAFQKKILEKSGYGEMTYAPTGLMRVPPDQSMAESLRESEMVMFGAIDDLLAKTRVKPRDIGILVVNSSLFNPTPSLSARVVNHYKLRGNILSYNLGGMGCSAGLISIDLAKDLLQVHPNSYALVVSTENISRNWYFGNDRSMLVTNCLFRMGAAAVLLSNRTFDRRRSKYQLICTVRTHKGADDKSFNCVLQREDLDTQRVGVSLSKDLMAIAGEALKTNITTLGPLVLPVSEQLLFFVTLVAKKIFKMKIKPYIPDFKLAFEHFCIHAGGRGVLDELEKNLELTEWHMEPSRMTLYRFGNTSSSSLWYELAYSEAKGRIKKGDRIWQIGFGSGFKCNSAVWRAIRAIDPAKEKNPWMDEIDDFPVRVPRVAPLVY from the exons ATGGCAGATGAGAAGAAACAAAACCTGGAAAACAAATCTGTGTTGTCTCAACCGCTACCCgagaggaagaaaaacaacTTACCAAACTTCTTTTTATCTGTTAAGCTCAAATATGTGAAACTTGGTTACCACTACTTGGTTTCCAATGCCACGTACCTCATGCTCATGCCAGTACTTTGCGTGATTTTTGCTCATCTTTCAACATTCACAGTTGATGAGCTTTGGAATCAactcaaattcaattttgtgaCAGTAGTTCTTTCCTCAACCTCAATTGTTTTTACTGCTACACTCTACTTCATGAGCTGTCCAAGAAAAGTTTACTTGGTGGATTTTTCATGTTACAAGCCCGGACCAGCTAATATAGCATCTAGAGAACTCTTCATGCAGTTATCTGCAGCGTCCGCGATTTTCACAGAGCAAAGCTTagcttttcaaaagaaaatcctAGAGAAATCAGGCTATGGTGAAATGACCTACGCTCCAACAGGCTTGATGCGTGTCCCGCCAGACCAGTCCATGGCTGAATCCTTGAGGGAATCAGAGATGGTGATGTTCGGAGCAATTGATGATCTCTTGGCCAAAACAAGGGTGAAGCCTAGAGACATAGGAATACTTGTGGTGAATAGCAGTTTGTTCAATCCCACGCCGTCTCTCTCAGCTAGAGTTGTGAATCACTACAAGCTTAGAGGGAACATTTTGAGCTATAATCTTGGTGGTATGGGCTGCAGTGCAGGACTTATTTCTATTGATCTTGCCAAAGACCTTTTACAG GTGCATCCCAACTCCTATGCCCTAGTGGTGAGCACCGAGAACATTTCTCGCAACTGGTATTTTGGCAATGACCGATCGATGCTTGTCACCAACTGCCTCTTCCGTATGGGAGCAGCCGCAGTCCTCCTATCCAACCGGACATTTGATCGCCGTCGCTCAAAGTATCAACTTATCTGTACTGTACGTACACATAAGGGTGCAGATGATAAGTCCTTCAACTGTGTCTTGCAACGAGAGGATCTTGACACCCAAAGAGTTGGGGTCTCTCTCTCAAAAGACCTAATGGCTATAGCTGGAGAAGCCCTTAAAACGAATATAACCACTCTGGGCCCATTAGTTCTTCCAGTCTCCGAAcaacttcttttctttgtaaccTTAGTTGCCAAAAAAATCTTCAAGATGAAGATAAAACCATATATTCCTGATTTCAAGTTGGCATTTGAGCACTTCTGCATCCACGCGGGAGGAAGAGGTGTGTTGGATGAGCTTGAGAAAAATCTTGAGCTCACTGAATGGCATATGGAGCCATCAAGAATGACACTTTATAGGTTTGGAAATACCTCTAGCAGTTCTTTGTGGTATGAATTGGCGTACTCCGAGGCCAAGGGAAGGATCAAGAAGGGGGACAGAATTTGGCAAATAGGTTTTGGTTCAGGATTTAAGTGCAACAGTGCCGTGTGGCGTGCTATAAGAGCTATCGATCCGGCCAAAGAGAAGAATCCTTGGATGGATGAGATTGATGACTTTCCAGTTCGTGTGCCCAGAGTGGCACCActtgtttattaa
- the LOC133697466 gene encoding uncharacterized protein LOC133697466 isoform X1: protein MPFPMKIQPIDIDSQARVRAEPAKPVLKSRLKRLFDRQLPNVLRISSVDKAPGSEAPCGNNSKDDQFEPSSVCLAKMVQSYMEESNDKPFRGRHRCNCFNGNGNDSSDDEFDVFGNGFGESMGTAPSGDACDFLKSLIPCASVAERNLLADTAMILEKNKNHKQKDGFLRKIVTDGLASLGYNSSICKSKWDKSPSFPAGTCEYEYVDVIVEGERLLIDIDFRSEFEIARSTGAYKAILQSLPYIFVGKSERLGQIVSIVSEAAKQSLKKKGMHFPPWRKAEYMRAKWLSPCTRLHENVSNNNSNETEELKEEFPESDDCCGEFELIFGENSKLDSESSISSPEKSSGEDEKVKVRTVAWQPPAVKSKGVERGARMVTGLASLLKERP, encoded by the exons ATGCCTTTCCCTATGAAGATCCAACCAATAGATATTGATTCTCAGGCACGGGTTCGAGCTGAACCGGCTAAACCGGTGCTGAAATCGCGTCTAAAGAGGCTCTTTGACCGGCAGTTACCAAACGTGTTGCGGATTTCCTCTGTGGACAAAGCACCAGGTAGTGAAGCTCCGTGTGGGAATAACAGTAAAGATGATCAGTTTGAGCCGAGCTCGGTTTGTTTGGCTAAAATGGTGCAGAGTTACATGGAGGAATCCAACGACAAGCCATTTCGGGGCCGCCATCGCTGCAATTGCTTCAACGGCAATGGCAACGACAGCTCGGATGATGAATTTGATGTCTTTGGTAATGGTTTTGGGGAATCAATGGGCACGGCTCCTTCTGGTGATGCATGTGATTTTCTCAAG agTTTGATTCCTTGCGCGAGTGTTGCGGAGAGAAATCTATTAGCAGACACTGCAATGATTTTGGAGAAGAACAAGAATCACAAACAGAAAGACGGTTTTTTGAGAAAGATCGTAACAGATGGATTGGCATCTCTCGGCTACAATTCTTCTATTTGCAAATCTAAATGGGACAAATCTCCTTCTTTCCCTGCCGGTACAT GTGAGTATGAGTATGTGGATGTGAtagttgaaggagagagatTGTTGATCGATATCGATTTCAGATCGGAATTTGAAATAGCGAGATCGACCGGGGCCTACAAGGCGATCCTGCAATCGTTGCCGTACATCTTCGTCGGAAAATCGGAGCGGCTTGGACAGATTGTGTCGATTGTCTCGGAGGCAGCCAAACAGAGCTTGAAGAAGAAAGGCATGCACTTTCCTCCTTGGAGAAAAGCGGAGTATATGCGTGCTAAATGGCTCTCACCTTGTACCAGATTACACGAAAACGTTTCGAACAATAACAGCAACGAAACTGAAGAGCTAAAAGAGGAGTTTCCAGAGAGTGATGATTGTTGTGGGGAGTTCGAGCTGATTTTCGGAGAGAATTCGAAGTTAGATTCCGAGTCGTCCATTTCGTCTCCTGAGAAAAGTTCCGGTGAGGATGAGAAAGTGAAGGTGAGGACAGTGGCGTGGCAGCCACCGGCGGTGAAATCGAAAGGTGTAGAGAGAGGAGCCAGGATGGTGACTGGATTAGCTTCTCTTCTCAAAGAgagaccataa
- the LOC133697466 gene encoding uncharacterized protein LOC133697466 isoform X2: protein MPFPMKIQPIDIDSQARVRAEPAKPVLKSRLKRLFDRQLPNVLRISSVDKAPGSEAPCGNNSKDDQFEPSSVCLAKMVQSYMEESNDKPFRGRHRCNCFNGNGNDSSDDEFDVFGNGFGESMGTAPSGDACDFLKSLIPCASVAERNLLADTAMILEKNKNHKQKDGFLRKIVTDGLASLGYNSSICKSKWDKSPSFPAGEYEYVDVIVEGERLLIDIDFRSEFEIARSTGAYKAILQSLPYIFVGKSERLGQIVSIVSEAAKQSLKKKGMHFPPWRKAEYMRAKWLSPCTRLHENVSNNNSNETEELKEEFPESDDCCGEFELIFGENSKLDSESSISSPEKSSGEDEKVKVRTVAWQPPAVKSKGVERGARMVTGLASLLKERP, encoded by the exons ATGCCTTTCCCTATGAAGATCCAACCAATAGATATTGATTCTCAGGCACGGGTTCGAGCTGAACCGGCTAAACCGGTGCTGAAATCGCGTCTAAAGAGGCTCTTTGACCGGCAGTTACCAAACGTGTTGCGGATTTCCTCTGTGGACAAAGCACCAGGTAGTGAAGCTCCGTGTGGGAATAACAGTAAAGATGATCAGTTTGAGCCGAGCTCGGTTTGTTTGGCTAAAATGGTGCAGAGTTACATGGAGGAATCCAACGACAAGCCATTTCGGGGCCGCCATCGCTGCAATTGCTTCAACGGCAATGGCAACGACAGCTCGGATGATGAATTTGATGTCTTTGGTAATGGTTTTGGGGAATCAATGGGCACGGCTCCTTCTGGTGATGCATGTGATTTTCTCAAG agTTTGATTCCTTGCGCGAGTGTTGCGGAGAGAAATCTATTAGCAGACACTGCAATGATTTTGGAGAAGAACAAGAATCACAAACAGAAAGACGGTTTTTTGAGAAAGATCGTAACAGATGGATTGGCATCTCTCGGCTACAATTCTTCTATTTGCAAATCTAAATGGGACAAATCTCCTTCTTTCCCTGCCG GTGAGTATGAGTATGTGGATGTGAtagttgaaggagagagatTGTTGATCGATATCGATTTCAGATCGGAATTTGAAATAGCGAGATCGACCGGGGCCTACAAGGCGATCCTGCAATCGTTGCCGTACATCTTCGTCGGAAAATCGGAGCGGCTTGGACAGATTGTGTCGATTGTCTCGGAGGCAGCCAAACAGAGCTTGAAGAAGAAAGGCATGCACTTTCCTCCTTGGAGAAAAGCGGAGTATATGCGTGCTAAATGGCTCTCACCTTGTACCAGATTACACGAAAACGTTTCGAACAATAACAGCAACGAAACTGAAGAGCTAAAAGAGGAGTTTCCAGAGAGTGATGATTGTTGTGGGGAGTTCGAGCTGATTTTCGGAGAGAATTCGAAGTTAGATTCCGAGTCGTCCATTTCGTCTCCTGAGAAAAGTTCCGGTGAGGATGAGAAAGTGAAGGTGAGGACAGTGGCGTGGCAGCCACCGGCGGTGAAATCGAAAGGTGTAGAGAGAGGAGCCAGGATGGTGACTGGATTAGCTTCTCTTCTCAAAGAgagaccataa